The Oscillospiraceae bacterium genome contains a region encoding:
- a CDS encoding peptide ABC transporter permease, translating to MSEKNSPAGSAKATYFRNVLERFSAHKLAVAGLCILGLEILLVTVLPPLLHLDPYTSDILAFGAQPGPGHVLGTDDVGRDLLARLVYGGRVSLMVGLASTLISLCFGVPLGLIAGYFRKWPETIIMRVADVFMSFPAMILILVLVAVVGPSVWSVTLVIGVMGWPQFARLIYGNVLAVREKEYVESARAIGTKSTGVILKYILPNAFTPVLIAMTFRTAQAIIMESALSFLGMGVQPPQASWGNMMYDAQSITVLSSRPWMWVPPGICLILTVLSINFFGDGVRDALDPKMKI from the coding sequence ATGAGCGAGAAAAACAGCCCTGCGGGCAGTGCAAAGGCGACCTATTTCCGCAACGTGCTGGAGCGATTTTCGGCCCACAAGCTGGCGGTGGCGGGCCTGTGCATCCTGGGGCTTGAGATTTTACTGGTAACGGTGCTGCCGCCGCTTCTGCATCTGGACCCCTACACCTCGGACATTTTGGCCTTCGGCGCCCAGCCTGGGCCGGGGCATGTGCTGGGAACCGACGATGTGGGCCGCGACCTGCTGGCACGCCTGGTATACGGCGGGCGGGTTTCTTTGATGGTGGGCCTGGCCTCGACCCTGATCAGCCTGTGCTTTGGGGTGCCGCTGGGGCTCATTGCGGGCTATTTCCGCAAATGGCCCGAGACCATCATCATGCGGGTGGCGGACGTGTTCATGTCGTTCCCGGCCATGATCCTGATCCTGGTGCTGGTGGCGGTGGTGGGGCCCTCGGTCTGGTCGGTCACGCTGGTGATCGGCGTGATGGGCTGGCCCCAGTTCGCCCGGCTCATTTACGGCAACGTGCTGGCCGTGCGCGAAAAGGAATACGTGGAATCGGCCCGGGCCATCGGCACAAAAAGCACGGGAGTCATTTTGAAATACATCCTACCCAACGCCTTTACCCCGGTGCTCATCGCCATGACCTTTCGCACCGCGCAGGCAATTATCATGGAATCGGCCCTGAGCTTTCTGGGCATGGGGGTACAGCCGCCGCAGGCGTCCTGGGGCAACATGATGTACGACGCGCAGTCCATCACCGTTTTGTCCAGCCGGCCATGGATGTGGGTGCCGCCTGGCATCTGCCTGATCCTGACCGTGCTCAGCATCAACTTTTTCGGCGACGGCGTGCGCGACGCGCTGGACCCCAAGATGAAGATCTGA
- a CDS encoding peptide ABC transporter permease, giving the protein MKTKYVLKRLLIAIPTFFGITILAYIISSMAPGSPLDMLLADPRMTAEEIARREAALGLDQPVIVQYFTWLGQFLQGNLGFSYRTGRGVLTMIGERLGPTLLLTCSSLVLSLAVALPLGILAAKKPYSLWDYSASGLSFLTAATPNFFVGLIFIYWFVVKLGILPMGGMYDTTGVRTYAMLARHMIMPTVVLSFQQMGSWIRFTRSSMLEVLGEDYIRTAKSKGLRWNTVVYRHGLRNALIPVVTEIGMSIPALVGGAVVTEQIFNWPGIGSLMVQSINARDYPVIMGITVMVAAVVLVGNLLVDLTYGLLDPRISYK; this is encoded by the coding sequence ATGAAAACAAAATACGTTTTAAAACGCCTGCTGATCGCCATTCCCACCTTTTTCGGCATCACGATCCTGGCGTACATCATTTCCTCCATGGCGCCGGGCAGCCCGCTGGACATGCTGCTGGCCGACCCGCGTATGACCGCCGAGGAGATCGCCCGCCGGGAGGCGGCCCTGGGGCTGGACCAGCCGGTCATCGTGCAGTATTTCACCTGGCTGGGGCAATTTTTGCAGGGCAATCTGGGCTTTTCCTACCGCACCGGCCGCGGGGTGCTCACCATGATCGGCGAGCGGCTGGGGCCCACCCTGCTGCTCACCTGCTCCTCGCTGGTGCTCTCGCTGGCGGTGGCGCTGCCGCTGGGCATTCTGGCGGCAAAAAAGCCTTATTCCCTCTGGGATTACAGCGCCTCGGGCCTGTCGTTTTTAACGGCGGCCACCCCAAACTTTTTTGTGGGGCTCATCTTTATCTACTGGTTCGTGGTAAAGCTGGGCATCCTGCCCATGGGCGGCATGTACGACACCACCGGCGTGCGCACCTACGCCATGCTGGCGCGGCACATGATCATGCCCACGGTAGTATTGTCGTTTCAGCAGATGGGCAGCTGGATCCGCTTTACCCGCAGCAGCATGCTGGAGGTGCTGGGCGAGGATTACATCCGCACCGCCAAGAGCAAGGGCCTCCGGTGGAACACAGTGGTTTACCGCCATGGCCTGCGCAATGCGCTCATCCCGGTGGTCACCGAGATCGGCATGTCCATCCCGGCGCTGGTGGGCGGGGCGGTTGTGACCGAGCAGATCTTCAACTGGCCGGGGATCGGCTCGCTGATGGTGCAGTCCATCAATGCGCGGGATTACCCTGTGATCATGGGCATCACGGTCATGGTAGCCGCGGTGGTGCTGGTGGGAAACCTGCTGGTGGATTTGACCTATGGCCTGCTGGACCCGCGCATCAGCTACAAATAA
- a CDS encoding transcriptional regulator, with product MYASRPDREEKKSIKEQISESIFEDITTGIYPPGTVLNEGTLMEKYGASKSPVREALVELCNEGVLTNIPRFGYQVVPITPGQFRDMQELRLIIEESALRRTVPFITDDQLAELEENVRAGAYLAEEKDVLKHWRHNMSFHLLLCRQCQNLYLYKTLVGILRFFSRGALQYYTNSWEKSKRTDTTSHEGILEALRARDTDTAVALLRKDIACMEEEIIRP from the coding sequence GTGTACGCTTCACGACCAGACCGCGAGGAGAAAAAATCCATCAAGGAGCAGATCTCTGAGAGCATTTTTGAGGATATTACCACCGGCATTTACCCGCCGGGCACGGTGCTCAACGAGGGCACGCTCATGGAAAAATACGGCGCCAGCAAATCACCCGTGCGGGAGGCGCTGGTGGAGCTGTGCAACGAGGGGGTGCTCACAAACATCCCGCGCTTCGGCTACCAGGTGGTGCCCATCACGCCGGGCCAGTTCCGCGATATGCAGGAGCTGCGCCTGATCATTGAGGAGAGTGCGCTGCGCCGCACCGTGCCCTTTATTACGGACGATCAGCTTGCTGAGCTGGAAGAAAACGTGCGGGCCGGGGCGTACCTGGCCGAGGAAAAGGACGTGCTCAAGCACTGGCGGCACAACATGAGCTTTCATCTGCTTTTGTGCAGGCAGTGCCAGAACCTGTATCTCTATAAAACGCTGGTGGGGATCCTGCGCTTTTTCTCCCGCGGGGCCCTGCAATACTATACCAACTCCTGGGAGAAGAGCAAGCGCACCGACACCACTTCCCACGAGGGCATTCTGGAGGCCCTGCGCGCCCGTGACACCGATACCGCCGTGGCCCTGCTGCGCAAGGACATTGCCTGCATGGAAGAGGAGATCATCCGCCCCTGA
- a CDS encoding uroporphyrinogen decarboxylase, protein MTKKERVLAAIGGRQPDAVPTCFSMHFPKDQNAGEAAIRQHLDFFRQTDTDVLKLMNENLIPDMGSIRSPADWAQVRTLSMKDGFMVRQMELCRRLLEESPAEAFRVGTLHGICASAIHPIEHRYGYREVREMLCEHLRENKTPVLDAMKRINEVLCQLARAYVEAGMDGVFFASLGGERHFFTDEEFAEYIEPLDLQVLETVKRAGGHTLLHICKENLNMQRYAGYAPLADVVNWGVYETGFSLRQGRELFGGCAVMGGFANHAGTVLADGPAEAVKAQARQAMAEAGRVGFILGADCTLPTGIDYSLIRAAVEAARE, encoded by the coding sequence ATGACCAAAAAGGAACGCGTGCTTGCGGCGATCGGCGGCCGCCAACCGGATGCGGTGCCCACCTGCTTTTCCATGCACTTCCCGAAAGACCAGAACGCGGGCGAAGCGGCCATCCGGCAGCATCTTGACTTTTTTCGGCAGACCGACACGGATGTGCTCAAGCTGATGAACGAGAATCTGATCCCGGATATGGGGTCCATCCGCAGCCCCGCCGATTGGGCGCAGGTGCGCACCCTTTCCATGAAGGACGGCTTTATGGTGCGCCAGATGGAGCTGTGCCGCCGCCTGCTGGAAGAGAGCCCGGCGGAGGCCTTCCGGGTGGGGACCCTGCACGGCATCTGCGCCTCGGCCATCCACCCCATTGAGCACCGCTATGGGTACCGCGAGGTGCGGGAGATGCTGTGTGAGCACCTGCGCGAAAACAAGACCCCTGTGCTGGACGCCATGAAGCGCATCAACGAGGTATTGTGCCAGCTGGCGCGCGCCTATGTGGAGGCGGGTATGGACGGCGTGTTTTTTGCAAGCCTGGGCGGCGAGCGCCATTTTTTTACCGACGAGGAGTTCGCTGAGTACATTGAACCGCTGGATTTGCAGGTGCTGGAAACCGTAAAGCGGGCGGGGGGGCATACCCTGCTGCACATCTGCAAGGAGAACCTGAACATGCAGCGGTACGCTGGCTACGCGCCCCTGGCCGACGTGGTGAACTGGGGCGTATATGAGACCGGGTTTTCCCTGCGCCAGGGCAGGGAGCTGTTCGGCGGCTGCGCGGTGATGGGCGGCTTTGCCAATCACGCCGGCACCGTGCTGGCAGACGGCCCGGCAGAGGCGGTAAAGGCGCAGGCCCGCCAGGCAATGGCGGAGGCCGGCCGCGTCGGGTTCATCCTGGGGGCGGACTGCACGCTGCCCACCGGCATTGATTACAGCCTGATCCGCGCCGCCGTGGAAGCGGCGCGGGAATAA
- the pgsA gene encoding CDP-diacylglycerol--glycerol-3-phosphate 3-phosphatidyltransferase has product MNLPNKLTLARIALVPVFMLCASHPFHPAWMLAAALVFTLASLTDFLDGYLARRWNMVTDFGKFADPLADKLLTTTAFLYMMTMSACSPVVLVVILAREFAVSGVRMLAAAQNRVVAANLWGKVKTVLQMLTIIVFYFGVALEAWQGSMGVSVYLSQIVGYALCWLVAAVTLLSGVIYLWQNRDCFMRAK; this is encoded by the coding sequence ATGAATCTGCCCAACAAGCTTACCCTGGCCCGCATCGCTCTGGTCCCGGTTTTTATGCTTTGCGCAAGCCACCCCTTCCACCCGGCCTGGATGCTGGCGGCGGCGTTGGTATTCACCCTTGCCAGCCTGACCGACTTTTTGGACGGCTACCTGGCCCGCAGGTGGAACATGGTCACCGACTTTGGAAAATTTGCCGACCCCCTGGCCGACAAGCTGCTCACCACCACAGCCTTTTTGTACATGATGACCATGAGCGCCTGCAGCCCGGTGGTCCTGGTCGTCATTCTGGCGCGGGAGTTTGCGGTGTCCGGCGTGCGCATGCTGGCAGCGGCGCAGAACCGGGTGGTGGCCGCCAACCTGTGGGGCAAGGTAAAGACCGTGCTGCAGATGCTCACCATCATCGTGTTTTACTTCGGCGTGGCCCTGGAGGCCTGGCAGGGGAGCATGGGCGTGAGCGTCTACCTGAGCCAGATCGTGGGATATGCGCTGTGCTGGCTGGTGGCGGCGGTGACCCTTTTGTCCGGCGTGATCTACCTGTGGCAGAACCGCGACTGCTTTATGCGCGCAAAATAA
- the rimO gene encoding ribosomal protein S12 methylthiotransferase RimO, with translation MKIALISLGCPKNQVDADVMCHALLKAGHTTTADLAEADVIIVNTCGFIESAKAEAIENILDACAHKQHNPALKVVVTGCLAERYQAEIRKEIPEVDAVVGIGSNTALPAILERLAGPAACPQECYGPKTDLPLGGKRVISTPAHYAYLKIAEGCNNRCHYCAIPLIRGPLRSRPLADCVAEARWLAGEGVRELVLVAQDPTAYGSDWGKNSICELLDELNRVEGIRWIRILYAYPERVTDEFIAALRRNEKVVPYLDLPIQHCSDRILKAMNRRGDRAVVESAIARLRAGVPGITLRTTLIAGYPGETEAEFDELCRFVRQTKFDRLGCFAFSPEEDTVAAALPDQVPEEEKQRRADAIMRIQAEISAGALAQKVGRTLEVICDGVDEESGLYLCRSAADAPEIDGNVCVKSDKTLYPGEFYKVYIEESDLYDLYGSVLEE, from the coding sequence TTGAAGATCGCCCTTATCTCGCTGGGGTGCCCCAAAAACCAGGTGGACGCGGACGTGATGTGCCACGCGCTCCTGAAAGCAGGGCACACCACCACCGCCGATCTGGCCGAGGCGGACGTGATCATCGTGAACACCTGCGGCTTTATTGAGAGTGCAAAGGCCGAGGCCATTGAGAACATTCTGGACGCCTGCGCCCACAAGCAGCACAACCCGGCGCTCAAGGTAGTGGTGACCGGCTGCCTGGCCGAGCGCTACCAGGCCGAGATCCGGAAGGAAATACCCGAGGTGGACGCGGTGGTGGGCATCGGCTCCAACACCGCGCTGCCCGCCATCCTGGAGCGGCTTGCGGGGCCTGCCGCCTGCCCGCAGGAATGCTATGGCCCCAAGACAGACCTGCCCCTGGGAGGCAAGAGGGTCATCAGCACCCCTGCCCACTACGCTTACTTAAAGATCGCCGAGGGCTGCAACAACCGCTGCCATTACTGTGCCATCCCGCTGATCCGGGGCCCGCTGCGCAGCCGCCCGCTGGCCGACTGTGTGGCCGAGGCCCGGTGGCTGGCAGGCGAAGGGGTCAGGGAGCTGGTGCTGGTGGCGCAGGATCCCACCGCCTACGGCAGCGACTGGGGCAAAAACAGCATCTGCGAGCTGCTGGACGAGCTGAACCGGGTGGAGGGAATCCGCTGGATCCGCATCCTGTACGCTTACCCCGAGCGCGTCACGGATGAATTCATTGCCGCGCTGCGCCGCAATGAAAAGGTGGTGCCGTATCTGGACCTGCCCATCCAACATTGCAGCGACCGTATTTTGAAAGCCATGAACCGCCGGGGGGACCGGGCGGTGGTGGAGAGCGCCATTGCCCGGCTGCGTGCCGGCGTGCCCGGCATCACCCTGCGCACCACCCTGATCGCGGGCTACCCGGGGGAAACCGAGGCCGAGTTCGACGAGCTGTGCCGCTTTGTGCGGCAGACGAAGTTCGATCGGCTTGGCTGCTTTGCCTTCAGCCCCGAAGAGGACACGGTGGCCGCCGCCCTGCCGGATCAGGTGCCGGAAGAGGAAAAGCAGCGCCGGGCCGACGCCATTATGCGTATCCAGGCAGAGATCAGCGCCGGGGCCCTGGCCCAAAAGGTGGGCCGCACCCTCGAGGTGATCTGCGACGGGGTGGATGAGGAGAGCGGTTTGTACCTGTGCCGTTCGGCGGCCGACGCCCCCGAGATCGACGGAAATGTGTGTGTAAAAAGCGACAAAACGTTATATCCTGGCGAATTTTACAAAGTGTATATTGAGGAGAGCGATCTGTACGATCTGTACGGATCGGTTTTGGAGGAGTAA
- the recX gene encoding regulatory protein RecX: protein METITVTRISQTKRGRFALFCGEEFLFSVDSETFFAERLAEGREFEPAELDELRAKSDTRKAKDKALQYLSLRDYASGELYDKLCLKFDPHSAAAAVAKMGELGLLNDEAFARHRAKYLLGQNKSRSQIARHLAEKGVDRATVDAVLAEFYEDAVCGGEELPPDAAAALRLVEKSYGRRLAEGKRENVLAALARRGFSLRDARAAIERWQQENPGEGE, encoded by the coding sequence GTGGAAACGATCACGGTCACCCGCATCAGCCAGACAAAACGCGGGCGCTTTGCCCTGTTCTGCGGGGAAGAATTTTTGTTCAGCGTGGACAGCGAGACCTTTTTTGCGGAGCGTCTTGCGGAGGGCCGGGAGTTTGAGCCAGCCGAGCTGGACGAGCTGCGGGCCAAAAGCGACACCCGCAAGGCAAAGGATAAGGCGCTGCAGTATCTCTCGCTGCGGGACTACGCCTCGGGCGAACTGTACGACAAGCTCTGCCTGAAATTTGACCCTCACTCTGCGGCTGCGGCGGTGGCGAAAATGGGCGAGCTGGGCCTGTTGAACGACGAGGCTTTTGCCCGGCACAGGGCGAAATATCTGCTGGGGCAGAACAAGTCCCGCAGCCAGATCGCCCGGCATTTGGCGGAAAAAGGCGTGGACCGCGCCACTGTGGACGCGGTGCTGGCTGAATTTTACGAGGACGCGGTGTGCGGCGGGGAGGAGCTGCCGCCCGACGCGGCGGCGGCCCTGCGGCTTGTGGAAAAAAGCTATGGCCGCAGGCTGGCCGAGGGCAAGCGGGAAAACGTGCTGGCCGCCCTGGCGCGGCGGGGCTTTTCGCTGCGGGACGCGCGGGCGGCCATTGAGCGCTGGCAGCAGGAGAACCCCGGCGAGGGGGAGTGA
- the recA gene encoding protein RecA → MAEKKPIPSPERKAAGDKKDALETALAQIEKQFGKGAVMKLGANVAMQVDAISTGSLSLDIALGVGGMPRGRVIEVYGPESSGKTTLALHVLAEAQKAGGEVAFIDVEHALDPVYARALGVDIDSLLVSQPDTGEQALEICEALVRSGAIDAIVIDSVAAMVPRAEIEGEMGDSHVGLQARLMSQALRKLTGVIGKTGTVCIFINQLREKVGIVYGNPEVTAGGRALKYYSSVRIDVRRIEGLKDSSGQFIGNRTRAKVVKNKVAPPFKEGEFDIMFGEGISKVGEVLDLAVKLGIAQKSGAWFNYGETRLGQGRDNAKIYLKEHPELMEEIEAQVRANADKLLAAGKKPIKGGVAPVAAPAPAPAAKAAKASEDDLDIMVED, encoded by the coding sequence ATGGCAGAAAAGAAACCCATCCCCTCCCCCGAGCGCAAGGCGGCCGGGGACAAAAAAGACGCGCTGGAAACCGCCCTGGCACAGATCGAAAAGCAGTTCGGCAAGGGCGCCGTGATGAAGCTGGGCGCCAACGTGGCCATGCAGGTGGACGCCATCAGCACCGGCAGCCTGTCGCTGGATATTGCGCTGGGGGTAGGCGGCATGCCCCGCGGCCGCGTGATCGAGGTTTACGGCCCTGAATCCAGCGGCAAAACTACCCTGGCGCTGCATGTGCTGGCAGAGGCGCAGAAGGCCGGCGGCGAGGTGGCCTTTATCGACGTGGAGCACGCGCTGGACCCGGTGTACGCCCGGGCTTTGGGTGTGGACATCGACAGCCTGCTGGTGAGCCAGCCGGACACCGGCGAACAGGCGCTGGAGATCTGTGAAGCGCTGGTGCGCAGCGGCGCCATCGACGCCATTGTCATTGACTCGGTGGCTGCCATGGTGCCCCGCGCCGAGATCGAGGGCGAAATGGGCGACTCCCATGTGGGCCTGCAGGCCCGCCTGATGAGCCAGGCCCTGCGCAAGCTCACCGGCGTGATCGGCAAGACCGGCACCGTGTGTATTTTCATCAACCAGCTGCGCGAAAAGGTGGGCATTGTGTATGGCAACCCGGAGGTCACTGCCGGCGGCCGCGCGCTGAAGTATTATTCCAGCGTGCGCATCGACGTGCGGCGGATCGAGGGCCTGAAGGATTCCAGCGGCCAGTTTATCGGCAACCGCACCCGGGCCAAGGTGGTCAAAAACAAGGTTGCGCCTCCCTTTAAGGAAGGCGAGTTCGACATCATGTTCGGCGAGGGCATCAGCAAGGTGGGCGAGGTGCTGGATTTGGCCGTCAAGCTGGGCATTGCGCAGAAGAGCGGCGCCTGGTTCAACTACGGCGAAACCCGCCTTGGCCAGGGCCGCGACAACGCCAAGATCTACCTGAAAGAGCACCCTGAACTGATGGAGGAGATCGAGGCCCAGGTGCGCGCCAACGCCGACAAGCTGCTGGCCGCCGGCAAAAAGCCCATCAAGGGCGGCGTTGCCCCGGTGGCTGCCCCCGCGCCGGCACCCGCCGCAAAGGCGGCCAAGGCCAGCGAGGACGATCTGGACATCATGGTGGAAGATTAA
- the prmC gene encoding release factor glutamine methyltransferase, whose amino-acid sequence MVKSREAFRGVRDLLLQAGVPDAAFDAGVLMELAAGRDWRWREEPLTGGEQARLSELAQRRAAREPLQYLAGRWPFLDFELQVGPGVLVPRADTELLCETGARLLAGKPEPAVLDLCAGSGCVGLGLKRLVPGARVTALEKSPEAFHWLQKNAASALPGSSTGAPALRAVQGDVFGFEAQLAPGGLDLILANPPYVTEAELALLAPELSFEPREALYAPGEGLAFYRHIAPAYQPALAPGGWLAFEIGWQQGAAVQQLLLAAGYQNVKCRQDLSGNDRVVLGQKTEIDL is encoded by the coding sequence ATGGTGAAGAGCCGGGAGGCTTTTCGCGGCGTGCGCGACCTGCTTTTGCAGGCGGGTGTGCCCGACGCCGCGTTTGACGCGGGCGTTCTGATGGAACTTGCCGCGGGCAGGGATTGGCGCTGGCGCGAGGAACCTCTCACCGGGGGCGAGCAGGCCCGCCTGAGCGAGCTTGCCCAACGCCGCGCCGCGCGGGAACCGCTGCAATACCTTGCGGGCCGGTGGCCCTTTTTGGATTTTGAACTGCAGGTGGGGCCGGGGGTGCTTGTGCCCCGGGCGGACACCGAGCTGCTGTGCGAAACAGGCGCCCGACTTTTGGCGGGAAAACCGGAGCCCGCGGTGCTGGACCTGTGCGCCGGCAGCGGCTGCGTGGGGCTGGGGCTGAAACGCCTCGTGCCCGGCGCAAGGGTGACAGCGCTGGAAAAAAGCCCGGAAGCGTTTCACTGGCTGCAAAAAAACGCCGCCTCGGCGCTGCCGGGCAGCAGCACCGGGGCCCCGGCCCTGCGTGCGGTGCAGGGGGATGTGTTCGGCTTTGAGGCGCAGCTCGCCCCCGGTGGGCTGGATTTGATCCTGGCGAACCCGCCCTATGTCACAGAAGCCGAGCTTGCCCTCCTTGCGCCGGAACTCAGCTTTGAGCCGCGGGAGGCGCTGTACGCCCCCGGGGAGGGCCTGGCGTTTTACCGGCACATCGCGCCTGCCTACCAGCCCGCGCTGGCGCCCGGCGGTTGGCTGGCCTTTGAGATCGGCTGGCAGCAGGGTGCGGCGGTGCAGCAGCTATTGCTGGCGGCGGGGTACCAAAACGTGAAGTGCCGCCAGGATCTTTCCGGAAACGATCGGGTCGTTCTGGGTCAGAAAACGGAAATTGACCTTTAA
- a CDS encoding membrane protein — translation MEKPKACFKTSVGGQALMEGIMMRGPEKICVAVRKPDGLIDLSYDQVKRHPWQKIPLVRGAANMIENLVLGYRYLMHSAEISMGEDYEAEQSKFDKWLEAHAGPRLQSFLLALAAVCGGLLAIVLFLVLPTAIVGLIDRFLPLGGLKVVVEGALKLALFVGYLFLCTRMKEIHRVFEYHGAEHKTIACYEAGEPLTVENVRTKSRFHPRCGTNFLILVLIVSIVLFSVLPWTSTGLRVVLKLLLLPLLMGISYEFIKLAGRYDNLFTRIISAPGLWLQRLTTFEPDDSMIEVAIAAVTPVLPETPEGAAW, via the coding sequence ATGGAAAAACCAAAGGCATGTTTCAAGACCAGCGTGGGCGGGCAGGCTCTCATGGAGGGCATCATGATGCGCGGCCCCGAAAAGATCTGCGTGGCGGTGCGCAAGCCGGACGGCTTGATCGACCTGAGCTACGACCAGGTGAAACGCCACCCCTGGCAAAAAATCCCGCTGGTGCGGGGGGCCGCCAACATGATTGAAAACCTGGTGCTGGGCTACCGCTACCTGATGCACTCGGCCGAGATCAGCATGGGGGAGGATTACGAGGCCGAGCAATCAAAATTTGACAAATGGCTGGAGGCGCACGCTGGCCCCCGCCTGCAGAGTTTTTTGCTGGCGCTGGCGGCGGTGTGCGGCGGCCTGCTGGCCATTGTGCTGTTTCTGGTGCTGCCCACCGCCATTGTGGGGCTGATCGACCGCTTTTTGCCGCTGGGCGGCTTAAAGGTGGTGGTGGAGGGGGCGCTTAAGCTGGCGCTGTTCGTGGGGTACCTGTTCCTGTGCACCCGCATGAAAGAGATCCACCGGGTGTTTGAGTACCACGGCGCGGAGCACAAGACCATTGCCTGCTACGAGGCGGGCGAGCCGCTCACGGTGGAAAACGTGCGCACCAAGAGCCGCTTCCACCCCCGGTGCGGCACCAACTTTTTGATCCTGGTGCTCATTGTCAGCATCGTGCTGTTCAGCGTGCTGCCCTGGACCAGCACCGGCCTGCGGGTGGTGCTGAAGCTTTTGCTCCTGCCGCTGCTCATGGGCATCAGTTATGAATTCATCAAGCTGGCGGGGCGGTACGACAACCTGTTTACAAGGATCATCAGCGCGCCGGGGCTGTGGCTTCAGCGGCTTACCACCTTTGAACCGGACGACTCGATGATCGAGGTGGCCATTGCCGCCGTGACCCCCGTGCTGCCCGAAACCCCCGAAGGGGCCGCATGGTGA
- a CDS encoding sensor histidine kinase — MNSITKRWLRGSLLITLLMVVAAVGIYIYAGYTSHYSGARQAMMSRISSITGQLKLTGGSSTGQAAQNRSQMLYRMVEQFDAKDKFEFMLLDSAGRPLATSSGATLAYTQAPADFVRALESSDGTGEQIYTTSEGERVMAVTSLVPYASEDAAAMRMITSLTLIDQALARRNLLALGLGTVVVLLSVWSGLFFVRSIVKPVGQIEAAATAIARGDLAARLPEAPYDDEIGRLCGTINQMAEELSKTERMQSEFISSVSHELRTPLTSIRGWVETIAQIRDPEDENYRKGLSIIGRETERLYGMVEELLSFSRLESGVKLDCKPLDLVAELTDAALFVEARMQQEGLTLEYEEPELPLPIWADPGRLRQVFVNVLDNAIKYSPPGGTIAIDLLQDGENAYVLVRDQGRGISPEDLENVKLKFFKGKGAVRGSGIGLAVVDEIMTALDGSVDLASELGKGTTVTLRLPLYRRDLPGRAQGAPMQGESEDTAL, encoded by the coding sequence GTGAACAGCATCACCAAGCGCTGGCTGCGGGGCAGCCTGCTCATCACCCTTCTTATGGTAGTGGCGGCGGTGGGCATTTATATCTATGCGGGCTACACCAGCCATTACAGCGGGGCACGGCAGGCGATGATGAGCCGTATTTCCAGCATCACCGGCCAGCTCAAGCTCACCGGCGGTTCCAGCACGGGCCAGGCGGCACAGAACCGCAGCCAGATGCTCTACCGCATGGTGGAGCAGTTCGACGCAAAGGATAAATTTGAATTTATGCTGCTGGATTCGGCCGGCCGGCCGCTGGCCACCTCTTCGGGCGCGACCCTGGCCTACACCCAGGCCCCGGCGGATTTTGTGCGCGCTTTGGAGAGTAGCGACGGCACCGGGGAGCAGATTTATACCACCAGCGAGGGAGAGCGGGTTATGGCTGTAACCTCGCTGGTGCCTTATGCCAGCGAGGACGCCGCCGCCATGCGCATGATCACCAGCCTCACCCTGATCGACCAGGCTCTTGCGCGCCGCAACCTGCTGGCGCTGGGCCTCGGAACGGTGGTGGTGCTGCTCAGCGTGTGGAGCGGCCTGTTTTTTGTGCGCTCGATCGTAAAGCCTGTGGGCCAGATCGAGGCCGCAGCCACGGCCATTGCCCGGGGCGATCTGGCGGCCCGCCTGCCGGAGGCCCCCTACGACGATGAGATCGGCCGGTTGTGCGGCACGATCAACCAGATGGCGGAAGAGCTCTCCAAGACCGAGCGGATGCAGAGCGAATTCATCAGTTCGGTGAGCCACGAGCTGCGCACCCCGCTCACCAGCATCCGGGGCTGGGTGGAAACCATTGCCCAGATCCGCGACCCTGAGGACGAGAATTACCGCAAGGGCCTGTCCATCATTGGGCGGGAGACCGAGCGGCTGTACGGCATGGTGGAAGAGCTGCTGAGCTTTTCCCGGTTGGAGAGCGGCGTCAAGCTGGACTGCAAGCCTTTGGATTTGGTGGCCGAGCTCACCGACGCCGCGCTGTTTGTGGAAGCCCGCATGCAGCAGGAGGGCCTTACTCTGGAATACGAGGAGCCGGAGCTGCCCCTGCCCATCTGGGCAGACCCGGGCCGCCTGCGGCAGGTGTTCGTAAACGTGCTGGACAATGCCATCAAATATTCGCCCCCCGGCGGCACCATTGCCATTGACCTTTTGCAGGATGGCGAGAACGCGTATGTTCTGGTGCGGGACCAGGGCAGGGGGATTTCTCCGGAGGACCTGGAAAACGTTAAGCTGAAATTTTTTAAGGGCAAGGGCGCGGTGCGGGGCAGCGGCATCGGCCTGGCGGTGGTGGACGAGATCATGACCGCGCTGGACGGCTCGGTGGATCTGGCCAGCGAGCTGGGCAAGGGGACCACGGTTACCCTGCGCCTGCCCCTTTACCGCAGGGATTTGCCCGGCCGCGCACAGGGCGCGCCGATGCAGGGAGAAAGCGAGGACACCGCTCTTTGA